Part of the Thermococcus sp. 18S1 genome, GCTGGATTCTCTTTATCTCTCCCCTAAGCCTTTCCCTTATCTTAGCGTCGAGGTTGCTGAGAGGTTCATCCAGTAACAGAACCTCTGGTTCAACGACCAGGGCCCTCGCGAGGGCAACCCTTTGCTGCTGGCCACCGCTCAGCTGCTCCGGATAGCGCTTTTCGAGGCCCTCCAGACCGGCCAGCTCAAGCGCCCACCTTACCCTCCTCTCTATCTCCGCCCTTGGAAGCCTCTTCATCTCCAGGCCGAAGGCGATGTTCTTGAAGACCGTCATGTGGGGAAACAGCGCGTAGTCCTGGAAGACTATGCCTATCCCGCGCTCGTAGGGCGGTAAATCGTTTACCCTCCTTCCGTCGAAGAGTATCTCGCCCCTCTCCGGCTTCTCAAAGCCCGCTATCATTCTGAGCGTCGTCGTCTTTCCGCAGCCGCTCGGGCCGAGGAGCGTGAGAAACTCGCCGTCCTTAACTGCCAACTCGCTTATCTCAAGCCGGAAATCCTCCCACTCCTTGAGGACTCCCTTCAGTTCTACCCTCACCATACCTCCTCACCTACCCTCTCGATTATCAGGAAGCTGAGCGTTGAGACGGCCATAAGAAGAACCGCCAGGGCCGAGGCTGAGCCGAACTGCCTCGCCCCGAGGAACTTGTATATGGCCCCCGTCATGGTGGTGTATTCGGGTTTGGCCAGCATGTAGGTCGCTCCCAGCTCCGCTATGCTTATTGCGAAGGCGAATATCGCGCCGACGATGACTCCACCCAGGGCCAGCGGAAGCTCCACCCTCAGGAAGGCCTTCCACTCCTTGGCTCCCAGGCTCAGCGCCGCCTCCCAGAGGTTCGGCCGTATCTTCTTCAGGGACGTTGAAACGGCACGGAGCACGAAGGGGTAGGCTATGACGGTGTGGGCGGCTATGATTATCCAGGCGGTGAAGTAGAGGGGCGTGGTGTGGAAGACCCTTATGTATCCCAGGCCGAGGGTTATGGCAGAGCTAGCCAGCGGGAGCATCACCAGGACGTCGAAGAGCCTCTTTCCCCTGAAGCTCCACCTGTGGAGGGCGTAGGCTATTGGAAGTGCCACGAGAACAGACAGGAATATCGTCGCCAGACCGAATGTGAGTGAGTTCCTTACCGCGTCGAGCGTTGTCGCCCCGAACATCGGGTTGTACTCAGTCGAGAATATTCTCCTGTACCATTCGAGGCTCCAGGCATCGTTGAAGCGCAGGGAGTCGTAGAGGACAGCCAGTAGCGGGGAGACTATGAAGAGGAAGACGATTAGGGAGTAGATTCCAACGAGCAGGCCCTTGAGGCTCAGCCAGTCGCGCCTCGTGAAGGGACGGGGCTTTCTAAACACGCGCTGCTCCTCGCGCTTGGCGTAGGCATCGAGCGCCCTCAGGTAGAGGTACATGAAGCCCATGCTTAGGATTATCTGGATTATGGCAAGAGCCGAGCCGGTCTTGAAGTCGAGGAGCACCATTATCGAGGTGAAGATGTCCACCTCTATCGTGGCGTACTGGTAGCCGCCGATGATGAGCGGAATCGAGAAGCTCAGGAAGCAGAACACGAAGGTGAGCATCGCGGAGGCAAAAATCGCCGGGGAGATCATCGGCAGGGTAACCTTTCTGAAGAGCGTCCAGCCCCTCGCCCCCAATGCCATCGCGGCCTCCTCGTAGTGGGGATTCACGCGCTGCCACAGCGACGAGACCATGCGGATAACGATGGGGAAGTTGTAGAAGGCGTGAGCGAGGAGAATGCCCTTCCAGGAGTAGATTATGCCCAGATCGCGGCCGATGAGGCCGGTTATGAAGCCGCTCTTTCCGAAGAGGAGTATGTAGCCCAACGCGACCATCACGCTGGGCATGACGAACGGGACTGTTAAGACCGCCTTTATGGTGCCCTTCCCCGGAAAGTCGTACTTGGCGAATATGTACGCCCCCGGAAGGCCGAGTGCCAGGGTAAGGAGGGTTGAGGCTATCGCCTGCCCTATTGTGAAGAGAATGACCCTCCGGTGGTAGTCGTTGGCCAGAACGGCGGAGAGGTGCTTGAGGGTGAGGCCGTTCTCCCAGAGACCGGTTTTTAGAATACTGACTAACGGGACGTAGAAGAAGACCACGAGGAAGGCCAGAGGGATGAGCAGGACGAGCTTCGAAGGCTTCACCCTCATGGGCAAAACTCGGTTTTGGGGGTTTATAAGTATTGATTGGGCAAGGTTGTTAAGTCCAGCATGTTATTTATCACCGGTGATACCATGAAGGCTCCCGAGCTGGGAATAAGGATCGGGCTTCACCCTCACGGAAAAAGGAACTCAATAGCGGATTTGGGCGTTAAAGTCGGCCACTCAACGATAATCGATGGAGACGACATCAGAACAGGGGTTACCGTTCTGCTTCCTCCCGTCAAGAACCCCTACAGGGAGAGGCTTTTCTCAGCCACCTTCGTCATGAACGGCTTCTCCAAGCCGATAGGCTTCGTTCAGGTCGATGAGCTGGGCTACATCGAGACGCCGGTAGCGTTGACCAACACGCTGAGCGTCTATACGGTCGCTAACGCTATGGTCAAGCATATGATTGAGCTGAATCCGGAGCTCAGAAGCGTCTCCCCGCTCGTGATGGAGTGCAACGACTCCTACCTGAACAACATAAGGAAGCTCGCCGTTGGGGAGGAGCACTACTTCGAGGCCGTCAAAAACGCGAAACTCGACTTCGAAGAAGGCTCGGTTGGCGCCGGCACCGGAATGAGCGCCTTCGAGTTCAAGGGCGGGATAGGCTCATCGTCGAGGGTCGTCGAAATCGGCGGCGAGGAGTATGCGGTTGCATCCCTCGTTTTAGCGAACTTCGGCAGGAGGGAGGACCTGACGATAGCAGGGGTCCCCGTTGGCCTTGAGCTGAAGGACT contains:
- a CDS encoding ABC transporter ATP-binding protein codes for the protein MVRVELKGVLKEWEDFRLEISELAVKDGEFLTLLGPSGCGKTTTLRMIAGFEKPERGEILFDGRRVNDLPPYERGIGIVFQDYALFPHMTVFKNIAFGLEMKRLPRAEIERRVRWALELAGLEGLEKRYPEQLSGGQQQRVALARALVVEPEVLLLDEPLSNLDAKIRERLRGEIKRIQRELGITTIYVTHDQEEAMAVSDRIAVMNVGHIEQVGKPLELYYRPKTEFVARFLGLSNILELKAENGRACLGGLCFEVGRGGKVRVFFRPESVYVKPGDTAEIIDYELLPGRIRLRLGVGGEVILAERFLDELPFGVEVMPERVDVEVRSFSVLEAE
- a CDS encoding P1 family peptidase; amino-acid sequence: MKAPELGIRIGLHPHGKRNSIADLGVKVGHSTIIDGDDIRTGVTVLLPPVKNPYRERLFSATFVMNGFSKPIGFVQVDELGYIETPVALTNTLSVYTVANAMVKHMIELNPELRSVSPLVMECNDSYLNNIRKLAVGEEHYFEAVKNAKLDFEEGSVGAGTGMSAFEFKGGIGSSSRVVEIGGEEYAVASLVLANFGRREDLTIAGVPVGLELKDYPGRGTSGRGSISMVVATNAPLTARQLRRLGKRAVVGLARTGGYAYHGSGDVVLAFSTAQTVPLDKEAHLLSFLPDNALSPLFRAAAEATEEAVINALLQARTVEGNGHVRYALPVDRLLEIMERYGRIERA
- a CDS encoding iron ABC transporter permease, which codes for MRVKPSKLVLLIPLAFLVVFFYVPLVSILKTGLWENGLTLKHLSAVLANDYHRRVILFTIGQAIASTLLTLALGLPGAYIFAKYDFPGKGTIKAVLTVPFVMPSVMVALGYILLFGKSGFITGLIGRDLGIIYSWKGILLAHAFYNFPIVIRMVSSLWQRVNPHYEEAAMALGARGWTLFRKVTLPMISPAIFASAMLTFVFCFLSFSIPLIIGGYQYATIEVDIFTSIMVLLDFKTGSALAIIQIILSMGFMYLYLRALDAYAKREEQRVFRKPRPFTRRDWLSLKGLLVGIYSLIVFLFIVSPLLAVLYDSLRFNDAWSLEWYRRIFSTEYNPMFGATTLDAVRNSLTFGLATIFLSVLVALPIAYALHRWSFRGKRLFDVLVMLPLASSAITLGLGYIRVFHTTPLYFTAWIIIAAHTVIAYPFVLRAVSTSLKKIRPNLWEAALSLGAKEWKAFLRVELPLALGGVIVGAIFAFAISIAELGATYMLAKPEYTTMTGAIYKFLGARQFGSASALAVLLMAVSTLSFLIIERVGEEVW